A segment of the Synechococcus sp. CBW1002 genome:
TCACCAGGTCTGGCCGTCCCGCACTGACCTCCAAACCCTCGCCAAGGGGGAATTGCTTCTCACCCTCCAACTCACCGGCGAAGAGCATCGTTCCATCAAGCCGGCGGACTTCCAACCAGCTGGGCTCCATCGCCTGCAGATACAGTTGCTCCTGGTTGGTGATGGGCGCACTGCCTGAAAGAGCCTGCTGCTGCTGCAGGCGCCGCTGGATCCACGGACCACCAAGACCGACAATGAAGCCGATCAGAACGGCTCCCATGAACACCTTGGCCCATGCGGCATCCACCGGCCAGCCCGTGCGATGCCGTCTCCGGGGAGGCGTGACCAGCTCGCGGGGACGTTCTGGAGCGGCAGGCCGCTGAGGCCGCGAAGCCACCTCTGCAACCTCACGCGCCTGCTCAGCCGAAACGCGCGCCTGCTCCGCCGAGGCAAGCGCCTGTTCAGCGGAGGCAAGCGCCTGCTCCAGCTCCCCCACGCGATGGGTCTGCGCCTGGAGGCGACTGAGCAACACGCTCTGCTGGTCCTGCAGCTCCTGGAACTGCCGCTGCGCAGCCTGCAGGCCGTCCTCCAGCTGCCGGCGTTCCTCAGCATCCTGACGTGCCTGTTCCCTGAACTGCTGCCTGAGTCCCACCAGAAACTGCTTCAACTCCAGGGGACTGGCATCCTCTGGCAAACCGGACGTGTCAGAACTCGCAGAGGAAGAGGAACGGGTCATCACGACTCAGGGAACAGACGCTGAGGCTGCACAGCCTTCAAGTGAGCTGCGAAGGGAGGCTGACGGCCAGTCAGCACCGCGTCAAGGTCGTGATCCAGCATCTCCTGAAGCAACTGCTGGCGGGTGTCCTGATCAAACTGGGCTGGAATGCGGGATTCCAAGCGAAGCAACACGAACCAGTCATCGATGCGCAACGGTTCGTGCAGCTCACCGAGTGCCAGCCGACTCAGGGCAGCCTGGAGATCCGGATGCAGTCCAGCCAGGCGACGTGGACCAATCACTCCCAGGCTGAGTCGCTCGTCACCCGTTGCGAACTGCCGAGCCAGGTCATGAAAGGAGGCACCCTCATCCAGCAGGCGCAGGTACAGCTCAAGGGCAGTGCCGTGGCTCTCCACTCGAATCATGCTGAACACCACCTTCTCAAGGGCAGCGCTGCTCTCCTGAAAGTAGGCCAGGATTCTGTCGCCGTAATGGAGGTCGCACCAGCGTTGCAGACGCAAATGGAGCCAACGCTCCTCCAACATCGAGCGGAGGGCCAGAGGCACTGCCTCGATCCAGCCGCTGTTCGGATCCCGGGGTGGCTGACCCGGCAATCCCTGCCACAGCTCAGCCGCCATGGGCGACCAGTCCTGTGCATCAATCACAACTTCTGAGGCCAACCTGGCGCGAAGACGCACGCGCACAGCATCCCGCAACGCAGGATACTGGGCCAACACAGCAGGAAGATTCTCGTGGGCGGACGACGTGCCCTGCCGCTCCAGCCAATTCACCAGCTCGGCCTCCGGCTCATCCAGGCCTTCCGGCAGGGCCAAGGGGGCAGGCTCCTGCCTGGCCTGCTCTGGCCAGGAGGATTGGACAGGCTTAGGAGCCTGTCCAGTTGGCAAAGACGCAGACAGGGAATTCAGCCGCGCCTCCACGATCGCAAAGACGGCCTCGGCATCCCGCTGACGCTGAAGCCAACGCTGCTGCTGCTCGTCAATGGCCCGATCAATCCGAGCGAGGTCCTGTTGCAGTGCTGAGATGGAAGGGGATCGTTCCTGCACTCCGCTCCTGAACTCCATTCAAGTGTAGGTGGAGCAAGGTCTTTGG
Coding sequences within it:
- a CDS encoding DUF4115 domain-containing protein codes for the protein MTRSSSSASSDTSGLPEDASPLELKQFLVGLRQQFREQARQDAEERRQLEDGLQAAQRQFQELQDQQSVLLSRLQAQTHRVGELEQALASAEQALASAEQARVSAEQAREVAEVASRPQRPAAPERPRELVTPPRRRHRTGWPVDAAWAKVFMGAVLIGFIVGLGGPWIQRRLQQQQALSGSAPITNQEQLYLQAMEPSWLEVRRLDGTMLFAGELEGEKQFPLGEGLEVSAGRPDLVTVRVDNQPPRVLGRIEEVDWHRFQPGSLGAEQP
- a CDS encoding peptidylprolyl isomerase is translated as MQERSPSISALQQDLARIDRAIDEQQQRWLQRQRDAEAVFAIVEARLNSLSASLPTGQAPKPVQSSWPEQARQEPAPLALPEGLDEPEAELVNWLERQGTSSAHENLPAVLAQYPALRDAVRVRLRARLASEVVIDAQDWSPMAAELWQGLPGQPPRDPNSGWIEAVPLALRSMLEERWLHLRLQRWCDLHYGDRILAYFQESSAALEKVVFSMIRVESHGTALELYLRLLDEGASFHDLARQFATGDERLSLGVIGPRRLAGLHPDLQAALSRLALGELHEPLRIDDWFVLLRLESRIPAQFDQDTRQQLLQEMLDHDLDAVLTGRQPPFAAHLKAVQPQRLFPES